A genomic window from Tolypothrix sp. PCC 7910 includes:
- a CDS encoding NAD(P)H-quinone oxidoreductase subunit 5: MEVIYQYAWLIPVLPLLGAMLVGLGLISLNQVTNRLRQLNAVVIISLMGAAMGLSFALLWSQIQGHPTYVRTLEWAAAGNFHLSMGYTIDHLTSVMLVIVTTVAFLVMVYTDGYMAHDPGYVRFYSYLSLFGSSMLGLVVSSNLVQVYIFWELVGMCSYLLVGFWYDRKSAADAAQKAFVTNRVGDFGLLLGILGLFWATGSFDFGVMGDRLGELVQSGSISNFLAVLLAILVFLGPVAKSAQFPLHVWLPDAMEGPTPISALIHAATMVAAGVFLVARMYPVFEHVPAAMNVIAFTGAFTAFLGATIAITQNDIKKGLAYSTISQLGYMVMAMGVGSYSAGLFHLMTHAYFKAMLFLGSGSVIHGMEGVVGHDPALAQDMRLMGGLRKYMPVTGITFLIGCLAISGIPPFAGFWSKDEILGKAFEANPFLWLIGWLTAGITAFYMFRMYFSTFEGKFRGTDEKIKDKLKKASTIILELESGEPAPTFGPGAMKKGELAATGDHHGDHGDHGHHSDTPHESPWTMTLPLAVLAIPSILIGLVGTPYANYFEEFIFPPTETLSEVLEKAAEFNPTEFYIMAGASVGISLIGITLASLMYLRGKIDPAAIAAKIKPLYELSLNKWYFDDIYHRVFVMGLRRVARQVMEVDFRVVDGAVNLTGFFTLVSGEGLKYLENGRAQFYALIIFGAVLGLVIFFGIT; encoded by the coding sequence ATGGAAGTAATCTATCAATATGCCTGGCTGATTCCTGTATTGCCACTGTTAGGGGCAATGCTGGTCGGTCTAGGATTAATTTCGTTAAATCAGGTGACAAACCGCCTGCGGCAGCTGAACGCTGTAGTGATTATCTCCTTGATGGGAGCAGCGATGGGGCTGTCGTTTGCCTTGCTGTGGAGTCAAATTCAAGGACATCCAACTTATGTCCGTACTCTAGAATGGGCAGCAGCAGGCAATTTTCACTTGAGTATGGGCTACACAATCGACCACTTAACATCTGTGATGCTGGTGATTGTGACAACAGTAGCTTTTTTAGTCATGGTTTATACCGATGGCTATATGGCTCATGACCCAGGATATGTCAGGTTTTATTCCTATCTCAGTTTATTTGGCTCCTCAATGTTGGGTCTGGTTGTCAGTTCCAACCTGGTGCAGGTGTATATATTCTGGGAACTGGTGGGGATGTGTTCCTACTTGTTGGTGGGCTTTTGGTACGATCGCAAGTCAGCAGCAGATGCAGCCCAAAAAGCATTTGTCACAAACCGTGTGGGAGACTTCGGTCTCTTGCTTGGTATTCTGGGGCTATTTTGGGCCACAGGCAGCTTTGATTTTGGTGTCATGGGCGATCGCCTGGGCGAACTTGTACAATCGGGTTCCATCAGCAATTTCCTGGCTGTCCTACTTGCGATTTTAGTTTTCCTCGGCCCGGTGGCAAAATCAGCCCAATTTCCTCTCCACGTCTGGCTACCGGATGCGATGGAAGGCCCCACCCCGATTTCAGCCTTAATTCACGCCGCGACAATGGTGGCTGCTGGGGTGTTCTTAGTTGCCCGCATGTACCCTGTTTTTGAACATGTGCCCGCCGCCATGAATGTTATTGCCTTTACGGGGGCATTTACGGCATTTTTAGGGGCGACAATCGCTATTACCCAAAATGACATCAAAAAGGGCTTAGCTTACTCCACCATCTCCCAGTTGGGTTATATGGTGATGGCGATGGGAGTAGGTTCCTACAGCGCGGGATTATTCCACCTCATGACCCACGCTTATTTCAAGGCGATGCTGTTCTTGGGTTCCGGTTCCGTGATTCACGGTATGGAAGGAGTCGTAGGTCATGACCCTGCATTAGCTCAAGATATGCGCTTAATGGGCGGATTGCGTAAGTATATGCCAGTGACCGGAATTACCTTCTTAATCGGTTGCTTGGCAATTTCTGGTATCCCCCCCTTCGCTGGTTTCTGGTCAAAAGATGAAATTCTCGGCAAGGCTTTTGAAGCTAACCCATTTTTATGGCTTATTGGCTGGCTAACTGCTGGGATTACTGCTTTTTATATGTTTAGAATGTACTTCTCGACATTTGAAGGCAAATTCCGCGGTACTGACGAGAAAATCAAAGACAAGCTCAAAAAAGCTTCAACAATTATCCTGGAATTGGAATCAGGAGAACCAGCCCCAACTTTTGGGCCTGGGGCGATGAAGAAAGGCGAATTAGCTGCCACCGGTGACCATCATGGCGATCATGGTGATCATGGTCATCATAGCGATACTCCCCATGAGTCGCCTTGGACAATGACTCTACCTTTAGCAGTTTTAGCTATACCTTCGATTTTGATTGGTTTGGTAGGCACACCATACGCCAACTACTTCGAGGAATTCATTTTCCCACCCACAGAAACTTTGAGCGAAGTACTGGAAAAAGCTGCCGAGTTTAACCCGACGGAATTTTACATTATGGCAGGGGCCTCTGTAGGCATTTCTCTAATCGGGATTACCTTGGCTTCCTTGATGTATTTGCGCGGTAAAATCGACCCAGCTGCGATCGCGGCGAAAATCAAACCACTTTATGAGCTTTCCCTCAACAAGTGGTACTTTGATGACATTTACCATCGCGTCTTTGTGATGGGCTTGCGTCGCGTAGCTAGACAAGTTATGGAAGTTGATTTCCGGGTCGTGGATGGTGCTGTTAACCTCACCGGCTTTTTCACCCTTGTCAGTGGCGAAGGGCTGAAATACCTGGAAAATGGTCGTGCCCAATTCTATGCCTTGATTATCTTTGGGGCTGTATTAGGCTTAGTGATTTTCTTTGGTATTACCTAA